In Torulaspora globosa chromosome 1, complete sequence, a genomic segment contains:
- the MAE1 gene encoding malate dehydrogenase (oxaloacetate-decarboxylating) (ancestral locus Anc_2.529) — MMMRSRASIDVAQIIARHSRGRLYARLYSSSTKPTLATTTRDTTFQKTYDDANVQKIPVGSTAKKLFGKPKKTRLSVDGPIECPLESFQLLNSPLFNKGSAFTQEEREAFNLDALLPPQVNTLDEQVERAYKQLCYLKTPLAKNDFMTSMRVQNKVLYFALVRKHIRELVPIIYTPTEGDAIAAYSHRFRRPEGIFLDITEPQSVERRMAVYGGDKDVDYIVVSDSEGILGIGDQGIGGIRIAISKLALMTLCGGIHPGRVMPVCLDVGTNNKKLARDELYMGNRFSRVRGKQYDELVDKFIQAVKKRFPNAVLHFEDFGVKNARRILDKYRSELPCFNDDIQGTGAVVMASLIAALKHTKRDLKDTTVIVYGAGSAGLGIADQIVSHMVTHGLSKEEARSKIYLMDRRGLITQSLEAGSTKAQHLYAKPDEDWAGVNTRSLLDVVSRVKPTCLIGCSTQAGAFNKSIVQEMYKHNPRPIIFPLSNPTRLHEAVPEDLLNWTDNNALVATGSPFPPVNGYRISENNNCFSFPGIGLGAVLSRAKIISDTMISAAVDQLAALSPLEEGNSKPGLLPPLEVIQDTSSKVATAVILQALKEGSARIEEEDVPGQPGKKVQVPRDFNECLAWVKNQMWEPVYRPMIKVDHDPSIHTHQI, encoded by the coding sequence atgatgatgagatcGAGAGCATCTATCGACGTCGCGCAAATTATAGCACGTCATTCGCGCGGTCGTTTATATGCCCGTCTATATTCGTCCAGTACGAAGCCTACTCTAGCCACGACCACTAGAGATACGACTTTCCAAAAAACTTATGATGATGCCAATGTTCAAAAAATACCAGTCGGGTCTACAGCCAAAAAGCTTTTCGGCAAGCCTAAGAAGACGCGTCTTTCCGTCGATGGACCTATTGAATGTCCCTTGGAGAGCTTCCAGCTCCTAAACTCTCCGCTTTTCAACAAGGGCTCGGCTTTCACTCAAGAGGAGAGAGAGGCTTTCAATTTGGACGCTTTGCTTCCACCTCAGGTAAACACCCTGGACGAGCAAGTTGAGAGAGCATACAAGCAATTGTGTTACTTAAAGACACCTCTAGCAAAGAATGATTTCATGACCTCTATGCGTGTGCAAAACAAAGTTCTGTATTTTGCGTTAGTTAGAAAACACATCAGAGAATTGGTGCCGATCATTTACACTCCAACCGAAGGTGACGCTATCGCAGCTTACTCTCATAGATTCAGGAGACCCGAAGGTatcttcttggatatcACCGAACCGCAGTCTGTGGAACGTAGGATGGCCGTCTATGGTGGTGACAAGGACGTTGACTACATCGTTGTTTCCGATTCGGAAGGTATCTTGGGGATTGGCGACCAAGGTATTGGTGGTATCCGTATCGCTATTTCCAAGTTGGCGTTGATGACGCTCTGCGGTGGTATTCACCCGGGCCGTGTCATGCCCGTATGCCTGGACGTTGGTACCAACAATAAGAAGCTGGCGAGAGATGAATTGTACATGGGCAACAGATTTAGCAGAGTCAGGGGAAAACAGTACGACGAGTTAGTCGACAAATTCATCCAAGCAGTTAAGAAGAGATTCCCTAATGCTGTCCTCCATTTCGAAGATTTCGGTGTTAAGAACGCCAGAAGAATCTTGGATAAATATCGTAGCGAGCTTCCTTGTTTCAATGACGATATTCAGGGAACCGGGGCTGTGGTGATGGCCTCTTTAATCGCTGCTCTGAAACACACCAAGAGAGACTTGAAGGACACAACTGTGATAGTGTATGGTGCCGGTTCTGCTGGCCTGGGCATTGCCGACCAAATCGTGAGCCATATGGTCACTCATGGTCTATCGAAGGAGGAGGCCCGCAGTAAGATCTACCTGATGGACAGACGTGGGTTGATCACGCAATCTCTAGAAGCTGGGTCGACGAAAGCGCAACATCTTTACGCTAAACCGGATGAAGACTGGGCTGGCGTCAACACCAGGTCTTTGCTGGATGTCGTCTCGCGCGTCAAGCCAACTTGTCTGATCGGCTGTTCTACCCAAGCTGGCGCTTTCAACAAATCTATCGTTCAAGAGATGTACAAGCACAACCCAAGACCAATCATTTTTCCATTATCAAACCCAACAAGACTACATGAAGCCgttccagaagatctgtTGAACTGGACAGACAACAATGCGTTGGTTGCTACAGGTTCACCTTTCCCACCTGTGAACGGTTACCGTATCTCAGAGAACAACAACTGTTTCTCGTTCCCAGGTATCGGTCTAGGTGCCGTGCTATCTCGTGCCAAGATCATTTCCGATACTATGATCTCCGCGGCCGTGGACCAGTTGGCGGCTCTATCGCCATTGGAAGAGGGTAACTCGAAGCCTGGTTTACTGCCTCCATTGGAAGTGATCCAAGATACGTCCTCCAAGGTTGCCACCGCAGTGATCCTGCAGGCTTTGAAGGAAGGTTCTGCCCGTattgaagaggaagatgtaCCGGGACAACCAGGTAAGAAAGTACAAGTACCCCGTGACTTCAACGAGTGTCTAGCATGGGTCAAGAATCAAATGTGGGAACCAGTTTATAGACCAATGATCAAAGTTGATCATGACCCATCGATTCATACCCATCAGATTTAA
- the TFA1 gene encoding transcription factor TFIIE subunit TFA1 (ancestral locus Anc_2.528), with protein MDRPIDEIVKNLLKFVVRGFYGGSYILVLDAVLFHSVLAEEDLKQLLGINKTDLGPLVARLRSDGLLSMHKQREYPPNSKSVERAYFYIKFPHAIDAIKWKVHQVVQRLKDDLDKNSAPNGYMCPICSTKYTQLEAVQLLNYDRTEFLCSLCNEPLVEDDSGKKNKEKQDRLNRLMDQVQPIIDYLKKIDDSRIEENTFEIALARLIPPQNQSRAAYTYNPKKGSTMFRPGDSSMGVGMDGSSLGNDSSRRAGANSQATLHVNITTASDEIAQRALQERQAEEKRKQNAVPEWHKQSTIGKSALGRLDEDEEFDPRTTAQANMSLEETNGGVKQEMGIDEFYHKHRPLTEQELEERENERTLNEYYASLAKKQAEAKEEDEDEDEEDEDEDEAAYDDEFEDVVDQNEKQVNQAANGAVTLEDGQQSNKMQETSPSNNIEDDEDDDMDIEFEDV; from the coding sequence ATGGACAGGCCTATTGATGAGATCGTGAAAAATTTGCTAAAGTTTGTTGTTCGAGGTTTCTACGGTGGATCATACATCTTGGTTTTGGATGCTGTTCTTTTTCATTCAGTCCTGGCGGAGGAGGATTTAAAGCAGTTGCTTGGGATAAATAAAACCGATTTGGGGCCTTTGGTGGCGAGACTGAGGTCGGATGGTCTTCTTTCGATGCATAAGCAGAGGGAATACCCGCCTAATTCAAAAAGTGTGGAACGGGCTTATTTCTACATTAAATTTCCCCATGCCATCGATGCCATCAAGTGGAAGGTGCATCAGGTGGTACAGAGATTGAAGGATGACCTCGACAAGAATTCAGCCCCAAACGGTTACATGTGTCCAATCTGTTCGACAAAATACACACAGTTGGAGGCGGTTCAACTACTTAACTACGATAGAACTGAATTTTTGTGTTCGTTATGCAATGAGCCTTTGGTAGAGGACGACTCGGGTAAGAAGAACAAGGAGAAGCAAGATCGATTGAACAGGCTTATGGACCAAGTCCAGCCGATTATCGactacttgaagaagatcgacGACTCGAGAATCGAGGAGAACACATTTGAGATAGCTCTGGCTAGGTTGATACCACCTCAAAACCAATCACGGGCTGCATACACTTATAATCCAAAGAAGGGAAGCACTATGTTCAGGCCAGGGGACTCTTCGATGGGAGTTGGCATGGATGGCTCTTCGCTGGGCAACGACAGCAGCCGCCGTGCCGGCGCCAACTCCCAAGCTACATTGCATGTCAACATTACAACGGCGAGCGATGAGATCGCTCAGCGCGCATTGCAGGAACgtcaagcagaagaaaagaggAAACAAAACGCTGTACCGGAATGGCATAAACAGAGTACGATTGGCAAGTCAGCATTGGGCAGAttggatgaggacgaggagTTTGATCCAAGGACCACAGCTCAGGCAAATATGTCACTGGAAGAAACAAACGGTGGCGTTAAGCAGGAGATGGGCATTGACGAATTTTATCATAAACACCGTCCACTAACAGAACAGGAactcgaagaaagagaaaatgAAAGGACTTTGAACGAATACTATGCATCTCTGGCTAAGAAACAGGCAGAAGCGAaggaagaggatgaagatgaggatgaagaagacgaagacgaagatgaagctgcaTATGATGACgagtttgaagatgtcgttgatcaaaatgAGAAGCAGGTTAATCAAGCTGCAAATGGAGCTGTGACGCTGGAAGACGGACAGCAATCCAACAAAATGCAGGAGACAAGTCCCTCAAATAAcattgaagacgatgaagacgatgatATGGATATCGAGTTCGAGGACGTCTAA
- the CTP1 gene encoding Ctp1p (ancestral locus Anc_2.525), whose product MSSQKRQVDPAKSFLAGSLAGAAEACITYPFEFAKTRLQLVDKASKATRNPLVLIYNTAKVQGIGSIYVGCPAFIVGNTAKAGVRFLGFDMIKNLLRDPQTGELSGPRGVIAGLGAGLLESVVAVTPFEAIKTGLIDDKQSANPKYHNNGRGMLRNYGSLIRDKGVRGLYNGVLPVSMRQAANQAVRLGCYNKIKIMVQDYTGSPKDQPLSSGLTFIVGAFSGIVTVYTTMPLDTVKTRMQSLNASEYTSTLNCFARIFKEEGVKTFWKGTTPRLGRLILSGGIVFTIYEKVLDVLG is encoded by the coding sequence ATGTCTTCGCAGAAAAGACAGGTGGATCCAGCCAAGTCATTTCTGGCAGGCTCTTTAGCCGGTGCGGCAGAAGCATGTATTACGTATCCGTTCGAATTTGCCAAGACCAGGCTGCAGCTGGTGGATAAAGCATCGAAAGCTACGCGGAATCCGCTGGTTTTGATATATAATACTGCCAAGGTTCAGGGCATTGGATCGATATATGTAGGATGCCCGGCGTTTATCGTTGGGAACACGGCCAAGGCGGGAGTTCGATTCCTGGGTTTTGATATGATCAAGAACCTTCTGAGGGATCCTCAAACTGGGGAATTGAGTGGTCCTCGAGGTGTGATTGCAGGCCTGGGAGCTGGTCTACTGGAGAGTGTTGTGGCAGTGACGCCATTTGAAGCCATCAAGACTGGTTTAATCGATGACAAACAGAGTGCCAATCCTAAGTATCACAACAATGGGCGCGGCATGTTGAGGAATTACGGTTCTCTGATCCGTGATAAAGGAGTGAGAGGTCTATATAACGGAGTTCTGCCAGTGTCGATGAGGCAGGCAGCTAACCAGGCAGTCAGACTGGGATGTTATAACAAAATCAAAATTATGGTGCAGGATTATACAGGATCTCCTAAGGATCAGCCGCTGTCATCCGGTCTGACGTTCATCGTCGGTGCCTTTAGCGGTATCGTCACGGTTTACACGACCATGCCCCTCGACACAGTCAAGACAAGGATGCAAAGCCTAAACGCTTCCGAATACACCTCGACGCTGAACTGTTTTGCCCGGatcttcaaggaagaggGAGTGAAAACCTTCTGGAAGGGCACAACACCAAGACTGGGCAGACTCATTCTGAGTGGTGGTATCGTTTTCACCATTTATGAGAAAGTGCTAGATGTGCTGGGTTGA
- the BSD2 gene encoding Bsd2p (ancestral locus Anc_2.524) codes for MAGEGSSQSQIVGNSRSMIDAEVQGASTQDASIASVAEDEDVQLGEETGRFFPLLLRNRVAKHTRAVGRHFNVLDRLFKRNRRQVIHLQQGASYDGVFSNLSAKPDINNDATTGSEDNPPTYDEAAVDMAPSYYGVDEDGSGMYYNEICIEGLPVGNLANLIWNMVVSSSFQFIGFLITYILHTSHAAKQGSRFGLGLTFMGYAYSMSPNDVLSKVGKDKQVDRVKLSDPTDHDDLHLYSSPTVQDDFEPKLAPGAHPQKQELPLLAVFTGLLGIFIMLKSLYDYVQIKKMERKFLSQEQSSP; via the coding sequence ATGGCTGGTGAAGGCTCAAGCCAGAGCCAAATTGTTGGGAATTCGAGGAGTATGATAGATGCAGAAGTTCAAGGTGCCAGCACTCAAGATGCTTCTATAGCATCGGTGGcggaagatgaggatgtCCAGTTAGGGGAGGAGACAGGAAGATTTTTTCCACTGTTGTTGCGAAATAGAGTGGCAAAGCATACCAGAGCTGTTGGAAGACATTTTAACGTTTTAGATAggcttttcaagagaaacAGACGACAGGTCATACATCTGCAACAGGGAGCCAGTTATGACGGAGTCTTCAGTAATCTAAGCGCAAAGCCAGATATTAACAACGATGCCACGACAGGTTCTGAGGATAACCCACCTACGTACGACGAAGCGGCCGTGGATATGGCGCCTTCGTACTATGGGGTTGACGAGGATGGTTCAGGAATGTACTATAATGAGATTTGCATAGAGGGTCTTCCTGTAGGCAATCTTGCCAACTTGATATGGAACATGGTTGTGAGCTCGAGTTTCCAGTTCATTGGGTTCTTAATAACATACATTCTTCATACATCACACGCAGCGAAACAAGGGTCGAGGTTTGGATTAGGCCTAACGTTCATGGGATATGCATACTCAATGAGCCCGAACGACGTCCTTTCCAAGGTAGGTAAAGATAAACAGGTCGATCGAGTAAAGCTTTCCGATCCCACTGACCACGATGATTTGCATTTATATTCCTCTCCGACAGTACAGGATGACTTCGAACCAAAGCTGGCCCCAGGTGCGCATCCACAGAAGCAGGAATTACCGCTGTTAGCTGTGTTTACTGGTCTACTGGGCATCTTCATAATGCTCAAGAGTCTTTATGACTACGTTCAAATCAAAAAGATGGAGAGAAAATTTCTATCACAGGAGCAGAGTTCGCCCTAA
- the LEU5 gene encoding coenzyme A transporter (ancestral locus Anc_2.526), producing MAGAHESANVRAKVVCERDMTRQGAVAIDKNSMDYIMRSAVAGGISGSCAKTLIAPLDRIKILFQTSNPHYTKYAGSLVGLVEAAKHIRINDGLRGFFQGHSVTLIRIFPYAAVKFVAYEQIRNVLIPSKDYEVHWRRLVSGSLAGLCSVFLTYPLDLIRVRLAYVTEHKKVKLGKIVRTIWEEPVSATLAKKWYVPLWFAHWSNFYRGYIPTVLGMIPYAGVSFFAHDYMHDLLRVPVLAPYSVVSLSEEEESRRSQKRQRVPLKTWAELVSGGLAGMASQTAAYPFEIIRRRLQVSALSPRTMYDHKFQSITEITKIIYKERGWRGFFVGLSIGYIKVTPMVACSFFVYERMKWHLGI from the coding sequence ATGGCCGGAGCTCATGAATCAGCCAATGTCCGAGCAAAAGTTGTCTGCGAGAGGGATATGACAAGACAAGGTGCTGTAGCGATCGATAAGAACTCGATGGATTATATAATGCGTTCAGCGGTCGCTGGTGGGATTTCCGGCTCATGTGCAAAGACATTGATAGCTCCTCTGGATCGTATCAAGATTCTATTTCAGACTTCGAATCCGCATTACACGAAGTACGCAGGGTCGCTGGTGGGACTGGTGGAAGCAGCAAAGCATATACGGATTAATGATGGGCTGAGAGGCTTTTTTCAGGGACACTCGGTGACGTTGATTAGAATCTTCCCGTATGCTGCGGTCAAGTTTGTTGCGTATGAGCAGATACGGAACGTTCTGATTCCGAGTAAAGATTACGAGGTGCATTGGAGGCGACTGGTGAGTGGCTCTCTTGCGGGGCTTTGCAGCGTCTTTCTGACTTACCCGTTAGATCTCATAAGAGTTCGCCTAGCGTATGTCACAGAGCATAAGAAGGTCAAGCTTGGGAAGATCGTGAGAACGATTTGGGAAGAGCCTGTGTCGGCTACGTTGGCGAAGAAGTGGTATGTACCCCTATGGTTTGCCCATTGGAGCAATTTTTACCGGGGCTATATTCCAACGGTGCTTGGAATGATTCCCTATGCTGGGGTGTCGTTCTTTGCGCATGATTATATGCATGATTTACTGCGAGTACCGGTTCTGGCACCCTACTCGGTGGTCAGCTTGagcgaggaggaggagtCGAGACGGTCGCAGAAGCGTCAGAGGGTACCCTTGAAGACCTGGGCGGAACTTGTGTCCGGCGGTTTGGCCGGTATGGCCTCACAGACCGCAGCTTATCCGTTTGAGATCATAAGAAGAAGACTGCAGGTCAGCGCCTTGTCGCCAAGGACAATGTATGACCACAAGTTTCAGTCTATAACGGAAATTACAAAGATTATCTACAAGGAGCGCGGTTGGCGAGGCTTCTTTGTCGGTTTGAGCATAGGCTATATCAAAGTTACGCCGATGGTTGCCTGCAGCTTTTTCGTATATGAAAGGATGAAGTGGCACCTGGGCATATGA
- a CDS encoding tRNA threonylcarbamoyladenosine dehydratase (ancestral locus Anc_2.527), translating to MSSWKEQWKLIAVTAICAAAATKCLDVALKLRSDDDSAAKAKILKALETNEYDDSLFREQLARNYAFLGEEGMEKLKQQYFVVVGAGGVGSWVVTMLVRSGCRRIRVIDFDQVSLSSLNRHSCAQLSDVGTPKVDCLKQHLLRIAPWCEIEAINELWTKENAERLLLEDGEPTMIIDCIDNIDTKVDLLEFAYNRKIEVISSMGASTKSDPTRINVGDLTTTEEDPLARSVRRRLKKRGITTGIPAVFSAEKPDPRKAKLLPLPDEEYEKGQVGELSALKDFRVRILPVLGTMPGIFGLTIATWILTKVSGYPMNPIEGKNRIKIYDGIYQSLAGQMTRIGMPDQRVPIALKEVSYIVEEVFRGKSPVSGFSTRLTLSKWDPKKPVSLQNVVVLTKEEQKIHEDRVLNGGEPLEKVYPKQILDLVNKRFQEEEYYSQFR from the coding sequence ATGAGCTCATGGAAAGAGCAGTGGAAACTCATCGCTGTGACTGCTATTTGCGCCGCTGCTGCTACGAAGTGCTTAGATGTCGCACTGAAGCTACGCTCTGACGATGACAGCGCAGCGAAGGCTAAGATTCTAAAAGCTCTGGAGACTAATGAATACGACGATAGCTTGTTTCGAGAGCAGCTTGCTCGAAACTATGCGTTTCTGGGTGAAGAGGGAAtggagaagctgaagcagcaaTACTTTGTTGTTGTGGGCGCTGGTGGTGTTGGGTCATGGGTAGTCACCATGTTAGTTCGTTCCGGCTGTCGCCGTATTAGGGTGATTGATTTCGACCAAGTTTCCCTCAGCTCACTTAACAGACATAGTTGTGCTCAACTAAGTGACGTTGGTACGCCAAAGGTGGACTGTTTGAAACAACACCTGCTTAGAATCGCTCCCTGGTGTGAAATAGAGGCAATCAATGAACTTTGGACTAAGGAGAATGCCGAGAGGCTTTTATTGGAAGACGGTGAGCCCACTATGATCATTGACTGCATCGATAACATCGATACAAAAGTTGACCTACTGGAGTTTGCGTACAACCGCAAAATAGAAGTCATCTCATCGATGGGCGCTTCAACTAAAAGTGACCCGACTCGTATAAACGTGGGAGATCTGACAACCACCGAGGAAGATCCGCTAGCTCGATCTGTCCGCAGAAGATTAAAGAAGAGAGGCATCACTACAGGTATTCCTGCAGTATTTAGCGCTGAGAAGCCTGATCCTCGCAAGGCTAAGCTACTGCCACTGCCTGACGAAGAATATGAAAAAGGCCAAGTCGGAGAATTAAGCGCGTTGAAGGATTTCCGCGTGAGGATCCTTCCAGTGCTGGGGACCATGCCAGGCATTTTTGGACTGACCATTGCAACCTGGATTCTGACCAAAGTCTCGGGGTACCCGATGAATCCAATTGAGGGTAAGAACCGGATCAAGATCTATGATGGCATATACCAATCGCTCGCCGGACAAATGACCCGAATCGGTATGCCGGATCAACGTGTCCCcatagctttgaaagaagtaAGCTATATTGTTGAAGAGGTCTTCAGGGGCAAGTCGCCCGTGAGCGGTTTCTCGACAAGATTAACTTTGTCCAAGTGGGATCCAAAGAAGCCGGTTTCCTTGCAGAACGTTGTAGTCCTGACGAaggaagaacaaaagaTTCACGAAGACAGGGTGTTAAATGGTGGTGAACCTTTGGAAAAGGTATATCCGAAGCAAATTCTGGATTTGGTAAACAAAAggtttcaagaagaagagtaTTACTCACAATTTAGGTAG
- the NAT4 gene encoding N-terminal L-serine N(alpha)-acetyltransferase NatD (ancestral locus Anc_2.532), whose translation METQHLSLVVRAAEQNFPATIRVQDQTLHRQVIAIDSQDHRVDTSSGCLSHYADRDATERLLWELVEMLDHNLGSVYARVTRELYHNTRPWRINKWDEMLTRGLVYVVYVTRSGAATGRRRRGRSTPLLFLSFMLTEENGLIHSDPARVWSVLYLYEIQLLPCVRGRGLGHTLVSEYLAGTARAVREGARMTADQFFGVELTVFGENDGAIRFYRRLGMRRAADSPEERHDDVISQKPLYYLYVMRIDNVPPGYL comes from the coding sequence ATGGAAACACAACATCTCAGCCTCGTGGTCCGGGCAGCAGAACAGAATTTCCCGGCTACAATTCGTGTGCAAGACCAGACCCTACATCGGCAGGTCATCGCGATCGACTCGCAAGACCATCGAGTAGACACCTCCAGCGGCTGTCTGAGTCACTATGCAGATCGCGATGCCACCGAAAGACTTCTGTGGGAGCTTGTCGAGATGCTCGACCACAACCTGGGGTCCGTTTACGCGCGCGTGACGCGTGAACTGTACCACAACACGCGGCCCTGGCGCATAAACAAGTGGGACGAGATGTTGACCCGCGGGCTTGTTTATGTGGTGTACGTCACCCGCAGCGGCGCTGCGACGGGCCGTCGGCGCCGAGGTCGGAGCACCCCGTTGTTGTTTCTGTCGTTTATGCTGACGGAGGAGAACGGGCTTATCCACAGCGACCCTGCGCGCGTCTGGTCGGTGCTGTATCTATACGAGATCCAGCTGTTGCCCTGTGTACGCGGGCGCGGACTCGGGCATACGCTGGTCTCCGAATACCTGGCGGGCACCGCGCGTGCAGTGCGCGAGGGGGCCCGGATGACCGCCGACCAATTCTTCGGTGTTGAGCTTACGGTGTTTGGCGAAAATGACGGAGCCATCCGATTCTACCGCCGTCTCGGTATGCGGAGAGCGGCGGATTCACCGGAGGAACGTCACGATGATGTAATTTCCCAGAAACCGCTGTACTATCTGTATGTGATGCGCATCGACAATGTGCCACCGGGATATTTATAA
- the NEM1 gene encoding Nem1-Spo7 phosphatase catalytic subunit NEM1 (ancestral locus Anc_2.530) → MNALSYINNNLVVPLEKLNRNGSDRSQDDDRDESDGTTGVKPVKAVRQEQGSRLSVYLWMVVLFLPRYLVMRPIQFVWWLICSPLLLVEYGVKSRLKRGQRRRDSVAENGPVLRAISENDEDDLAGGDEIILQRDAVKGSLSKASGSAGRRHSVTSRNKSGVRSECSSNVVFGTKRMGRFLFPKKLIPKSVLHAERRKRLVVDLDETLIHSASRSTSHSNSSQGHMVEVRFAVSGVSTLYYVHKRPHCDLFLSKVSKWYDLVVFTASMKEYADPVIDWLESSFSGRFSKRLYRNNCILRDGVGYIKDLSTVCGPMENSSNVSLGEVILVDNSPVSYAMNVENAIQVEGWISDPSDNDLLTLLPFLEALRHTTDVRDVLALKNGEQAFLQ, encoded by the coding sequence ATGAATGCACTATCGTACATCAATAACAATCTGGTGGTGCCGCTGGAGAAGCTCAATAGGAATGGTAGTGACAGGTCACAAGACGATGATCGCGATGAAAGTGATGGTACGACAGGGGTGAAACCTGTCAAAGCGGTGAGGCAGGAGCAGGGTTCGCGATTGTCTGTTTATCTTTGGATGGTGGTGCTTTTTCTGCCTCGATACCTTGTTATGAGACCGATCCAGTTTGTTTGGTGGTTGATTTGTTCGCCATTGCTTTTGGTGGAGTATGGTGTCAAGTCACGGCTGAAAAGGGGCCAGAGAAGACGGGATTCGGTGGCGGAGAATGGACCGGTTTTAAGGGCGATTAGcgagaatgatgaagatgactTGGCTGGCGGGGATGAGATTATCTTGCAGAGGGATGCGGTCAAGGGTTCGTTGTCGAAGGCGAGCGGGAGTGCGGGGCGTCGGCATTCTGTGACCAGTAGGAATAAGTCGGGAGTCAGGTCCGAGTGCTCGTCGAACGTGGTGTTTGGAACAAAACGCATGGGCAGGTTCCTGTTCCCGAAGAAACTGATACCGAAGTCTGTTTTGCATGCGGAACGGAGGAAACGGCTTGTTGTGGATTTGGATGAGACGCTGATCCACTCGGCTTCTCGAAGTACGTCTCATAGTAATTCATCGCAGGGTCACATGGTCGAAGTACGATTCGCCGTCAGTGGAGTGTCGACGCTGTATTACGTTCATAAGAGGCCACATTGTGACCTGTTTCTTTCCAAGGTTAGCAAATGGTACGACTTGGTGGTCTTCACGGCGTCGATGAAGGAGTACGCTGATCCCGTGATAGACTGGCTGGAGAGTTCTTTCTCCGGTCGCTTCTCGAAGCGCCTGTACAGAAATAACTGCATCCTGAGAGATGGTGTGGGCTACATCAAGGACCTTTCGACCGTTTGTGGACCGATGGagaattcttcaaatgtcAGCTTGGGAGAAGTTATCCTGGTAGATAACAGCCCGGTAAGTTACGCGATGAACGTGGAAAACGCGATTCAGGTGGAGGGGTGGATAAGCGATCCATCGGATAACGATTTACTAACGCTTTTGCCCTTCCTTGAAGCTCTCAGGCATACCACCGACGTTAGGGATGTTTTGGCACTGAAAAACGGCGAACAGgcatttcttcaatga